AAGGAGCTGTGACGTCGCGGATTCTCGGCAAGTTGCAGTAGCTGTCTCCACGGTGACACGCTCTTTAGGAATTCCATATAATATACTGTGTCTCTTCAGGGTCCACTTTATATACTTTCAACGCTAGGGGCCGACAtaaaggaacagaaggaaaccCGTTTAAGCTAGCTCAAATAATAGAAGGGTGTGTTATATTTTTAGAACCCAAGGACAGAAAATGCAGAGCATCTCAGCAGAATCAGAAATTCAGGAGCCCaagttgttctctctctgtcttgcaaGGGCTTTTGGAGCCTTGCAGGGACTTTGtggttccctctgcttctctcttaccTCTCTCGGTCACCTTCTTCTACTCGCCTATGTGCCAACATGACTGGCGGGCCAATCACGTGACATCACACTCAGACTCCATTCTCTGTGAGAATTCTTCAGTCGGATGTTTAAGAAGCAGACACTGGTGCTGTCTAGAATAATTCTCCATGAGTCAGATGTCTACCCCTAGTTCCAATCAGCCTCTCTCTGATGAGAGAGGCGATGCAACAGGTGGTGAGGAAGTGAGTAAAGCCATAGTGGGGAGGCAAAGGTTGGCATCTCTACAGTAGACTTTTGGAGACAGTGATCCTGAAATTTGGGGGATCCCCAGGCTGCGGCATGGTGAGCCATTTACTGCTGTGCATGCTTGAGAAGATCTTATGAGGCTACTACCATTTCAGTGGTCCCAGTCCCTCAGTAATCCTAAGATCCCAACACCTTCCTGGACATGCAGTCTTCCAACTTAACAACAGAAATGGTATTTCTACAAATGGCGTTCAGTTGGCATTGGGGGGCCAATGACATTGGCCAAAAAAGAACTCAGAGCATGCATTTATTTGACCTTGCATTTGACATGAATATCCCTGTAGTGGTTGAGGGGGTGGGCTCTAGAGTTGTACTCTGAAATGCATATCCTGGCCCCTCTACACAATAACCATATGGCCctgagcaggttacttagcctcTTTAAGTCTGTTTCCCCATTTGTGAAAAGTGCATAAAAAACCACTTagtggaaaataaaacatacccCAGGATTGGTGAATAATATGctctaaaaatagttttgatcCCTAGAAAGTACTGGGTAAATGTCACCCGTGACTGCTGTCATTTTGTAAATATCCTTGTCATGTCTTATGGACCCAAATGAATTCAGGACTTTGCATCAGTGGCTTCCCCACATTCCTTACAGTTCTTGCCCTCAAGTCTTCCCCAGACCTTTGCATGTGCTAAGTGTTAACAAGTGCTTGGTGGTTCATCATCTGAGTTTTACAATGTTGTGCTTTGTGGCTCCAAATTGAAAAAGTTCTCACAATCAAAGATGGAAAAGGACGCACCAAGAATAAAACCTTGACCTGATTTTGAGCAATTTGCTGACTCTTGAGAGTCCATCTTTCAAACTTTCCTTTTGGATGGTTTGAGTATGTGCCCCGCTCTTGAAATAAAGTGAAGGCCCCAGATGATTTCTCCAGTTTCTTTGATCCATGTCAGTGCTATCTAAAGTTGTTGTTCTCTCTACAGAAAAACGTGTAACATATTCCTTGAGATTTATGcaagatcacagagctggaaaaCCACACCAGAACCTTTAAGATTCACTCCTTCTTGTTCTTTAATCCTGCAGGAGCCAAGTTGCCCTGAAAGATCATGAACTTGTCTTCTGAACACTGCAACATATCGGATTGGCTGAGGCTGGAAGCAACAGTGAAGGCCTCTGTATACACAGTTGCCTTCTTCTTTGCCACATTtgtcactgtcatcatcatcatgatggTGTCACAGAATTCGAAGCTGAAGAAAGAGGTCCGATACATCCTCCTGTGCCACCATCTGCTGTGCATCTCCTCCTACTGCGGCCTGGGGGTGGTTTTCCAAGGGATGCGGGCTCTGCTGGCCAACAGTCCTGTGCTTATGTGCTGGGTGGTATTTGGGGTCCAGCTGAGTGTTGGAGAAGGGATCCTCTTCACCCTGGCCTTGATGGCTGTCAACACGTACCTGGCCATTTGCTGGCCTTTGAAATCTCTGTCCTTTGTAGATTCAGTTAAGTATAGGATTCTGGCTGGGTCTTGGACAATCATTATATTCAAGAATGTTTGCTTATTCCTCATAGAGGGCACTAACCCCACTCAGGGTGCTGTTTTTAAATCTGAACCCCTTTGCCCTGTGATCTTGAATGGCTCTGCTGCCAGAGCTATTGGcatggttttccttttccttcttctgtccATCATTCTTATAAGTTACTCTCTGATCTACCAAGAAGGGAAACGGGCTGGCCATTTTAATAGATCAAATATCAAAGCAAGGAAAACAGTCCTTATTCATTTAGTGCAGATGGGTTTACATGTGATACCAACCCTGATATTCATAGGCTTGGGAAAGATGTGTGGggtgtttttctttgctttaaatcTGGTGCTTTTCGGAGTCTTTGCATTTGCCCAGTGTCTTAACCCTCTGATCTATGGGCTCTGGAATAGAGAGCTGCAAAGCAGATTGTACCGTTGGATGTGCTGTCAGCAGTGGTGTGGTCACATGATGGCCAACAGAGAGCCAGTTTAACCCGAAACACAGCCATTTTGAATCAATAACTCTAGCCCTGATGGATCATCAGCTGGGCGTGAGGACTTGCCTTTTACTCAACCTAAAATTGGTGCCTTGGTTTGATGTTGAAAGCAATACGAACGAACAAGTCAGAGTTTTTCAGCTGGCTTGCAAACTTCGCTGCTGTGTACATGAATTGGCCTCTGTAAGATCATTTTGTGTCTTTAATTCTAAACCCAGATCAACATTTTTAGCAGCATGTCCTACTGTGTTTCAGTAATGAGGCAGCTTTTGAGAATgcacttgtttttaaaattgacaAACAGTCCATGGTTGATATGAAGAGAAGTTTGGCTGTTCCTCTTATATTAATTAGGCATAGGCTTGGCTACATAtaataacaaaacagaaacaaaataacaatgaTTTTTTAAGGTTTGAGATtgtctgtctgtttgtttgtttttttttctgatgtaaaaGAAATCTGGAGGTAAAAAATCCAGTCCTATACAGCAGCTCTGTAGGCAACAGGTTCATGCTCTTCTATTCTGCCATGATTACTATACTACCTCATGACCCAAGATGGCTGTTAGTGGTCCTGTCATCACATTCATACTCCAGacaacaggaaggaggaaggggcagaggagggttTATACCCTCCTTCTAAAGACACTTTTTAGAAATTACACAAAAcgctttttcttatatttaactgGCCAAAACTTAGTCATATGGCGATGCCTGGCTTTAAGGGAGAGTGGGAATAAATTTTAGCTGGGTGGTACTGTCGCCAGCTAAAAATTGGGGTTCTTGATactaagaaaagaaggaagaatggataTTAGGAAGCAAACTTATTTCAGGGGCCATTTTCCTCCCAACCaaataaagtataaagaaagACAATGGATGGGTTATAATCACAAAAATATACTCAGCCTCTTTCAATATGATACTTGGAGTTAACTTTTCAAGATCCCAGAACACTTTAATTGTATTATGTTAACAGTTCTCAAAGAGAATGGCATCAAGAAGAACATTGAACTGGTTTAAACATGGGAATTAACTCATGATTTAAATCTAAGCCATTTTGAGACAGTAgtacaaaataaagtttttcacGGCAATTTACATATGAGATTTCTTTAGATGAAACATCCATTTCTGAGTAAGTCAGGATTCAGTTCTAGAAACAGGAATCATCATTCTAGGTACTTTAGACACATGGGGTTTAATATGGGACTTAGATGCTTATGAAGACACTGGCAGGGCTGGAGGAGCAGAAATCAGGAGCCACCACTTGTTGGTGTCAAGATTCCACTGCAGGTGGGATCTGGTGGTCCAGCAACCACTTCCACCATTGTCCCCCATGCCTCAGGCCCCTCTTAATGTAGTAAGTTTGCAAAAGAAAGAGCAACCGGAAGATGGCCTCCACTTCCTTCCATCTTCCAAATCTCAAGTGATTGCTTCTAACTGGTGGAACCTATCTGGCATCCAGACCCTAAGAacaaaggagtctgggaaatgtagttacTAGTTTCACAGGAACAGGAAGTTATCCCAAAATGGGGGTAAAATGAGGATTGAAAGAGCCAATCCATGGGATCCACCATTAtgacatttagttttatttacagGTGATAACAACAACAGAAGCACATGAGCAACTATTATGCTCCTGACACCATGCAAGCCATTTTATATACACAAAACCAAATCCCCACAACAGGTATATAATGTACATATTATCATTCCtgatttacaaatgagaaaagctGAGCTTTAGAAAGGTCTTACAGGAGCTTAGGAGGACAGGACCTTCCTTTTCAGATTTTCCATTCACATGTGTTGGCTGAAGGTGACCATTTTATCACCCTTGAGAGCTGGACAAATTGCTTAGGAAatttgggcttcagttttccaCTTTGCTTTGGGTGTGGACACCTGCCTTGTGGGAAAGAGCCTGCTTTGATTACACCCTCCCATCTTTGATTACACCCTCCCATCTTTAGGCCCCCACCTTGTTTTCAGATTCTAGTGGCTTCCATATCATGTCTGGACTCCATTTTGGCTCCAAGTCCTTCTTGGCTCTTCTCTGGGTGTTcattgtcttctctcttcctccattcTCAACTCTGAGATTTCAAAGCATGACCTTCTCTTCTGCAATATGCAAGTCTCTCCAAGGCAGGAGAGACTGCCAAGGCTGATTACCTTTGTGTCCTGGCACTCGACATAGTGCCTGTAGATGGCAGGCACTCTACAAATGATGTAGTGGACTCACTGGTCAATAAGACATGTCCTTTTTACAAATTCCATCCCCACAAAACCCAAGCTGTCTCTtagtttttattgaaaaatgaaataatctgaGAGCCAAGAGTggaataaaaactcaaaaaatctACCAAAGTTAACTCAATTATAAGCCCTAAATCTAAAATACACATCTTCATCTTCTGTAGCCTGTGGTACCTTCATAAGAAAATGTTGAAAGCATCCAGGCCATTGTTCAGAAGAAGTTCAAGACCATAAAATCAGCCCCATTAATgaattttaagcatatttttttcctttgagaagatCAAGGGCTATGGCTGGAACTGCCCTACTGATGACCAAGCAAAGATACATAAGCAATGGGGGAAAACTACACATTTACCCCTGATGGAAGAGGGGAAAGGATGCCAGAGTGTTCTTATGAGCCAAGAGGAATTGTGGAATGATCTGACCTTGGGGTTGTTGGAAAAGACCTGTCTTTACAGACTCCTCGCCAAAGGAGAGAGGTCATCAGCAAAAAGAGGCTGGAAGGTACCACAGGCTACAGAAGATGAAGATGGGATGAGGAGCACCTGGCCAGAGACAAGGATTGCCCAAGGGCCCAGAGGGGGTAACTTTGATTGACTCCACAAAGCGCTATTGAAGAGAAAGAAGTATCACTGGGAGACTGCCCCACCCAGAAGATGTAAACATCATCCTATATCTGCCTTTGGTAAGGATGGTCTCTCCTGCCCCTTATATCTCCTCCCAGCTTCTACCTCTGCTAACCTTGCAGGAGTCACAGGCCACCTGGGGGTTTGGGGGAAGCTGACTAGAAACCTTAATTCCCCCTTGAAATGTAGCAAAACACATCCACAAGTTCCAGGGATTAAGGCATCTTTGTGGGAGTAGTGGAtgttattctgcctaccacatttGCTAAAATGAGATTGTTCTTTGGACCTCAAAAAGACCaaagaactttttattatttaagaatgaTCAAACAAAATGctaatccaaaccacaatgaaattacACCTCACACCCATTTGGATGGTTACTatcaaaaaacacagaaaataacaaatgttcgCAAGGGTGTAGAGACATCGGAAcccttgggcactgttggtgATTGTTAAATGGTGCAACcacaacagaaaacagattgaagtttctcagaaaattaaaaatggagccaCTGgattgacccagcaattccactggaTCTCATACTTTTGAAAGCAGAGTCTAGAGGAGATGTTTGCACAGCCATGGACATAGCCCAGAGGTTGGAACAATCCAGATGCCCGTTGATGGatgaatcaataaacaaaatgtcatCTATGCATTCAGCcttcaaaagaaggaaatcccatCACATActgcaacatgaatgaaccttgaagacattgtgctaagtgaaagaagccaattacaaaaagacaaatgctgtttgattctacttatatgatgtatctaaagtagtcaaattcatagaaacagagagtaaagTGGTGATTAGTGGggggggagctggggctgggaagagggggaaatgggagttgtttaatgggtatgaagtttgaaatgaacttttttttttcagatgaaaaagttctggagatctgttttacagcaatgtgaatatacttgaTGTTATCaaactctacacttaaaaatggttcagatGGAAAATTTAATGTTATGTGATTTTTAACTACAATTAGAAAAAAGAGTGATAGACATTTCTAACTATGACATATACACAGTATCTAAggctaagtgtgtgtgtgtgtatggagagaaatttgtatttctgtatatatacatgtacagtTACAGGACCATTCTTGGGCAATTGAGTCTGGCATATTTCAATGAGTTAAGTTCAGATTGAGCCTATCATTATACCTATAGTTTATGTTgcattaatgttttttaaaattcagaaatattgcTCAATCATTTGTACTAttggctgaatgtttgtgtctccttaaaattcctgtgttgaatcctaacccccagtgtgtggtatttggaggtggggccttggcaggtgcttaggtcatgagggtggagccctcatgaatgggattagcccttataaaagagacctcagGGAGCTCCCTTGCCACTTTTGCCATATGAACGCACAGCAAAAAGACTGTCACCTAGAAAAGGGCCCTCACCCAaacatgctggcaccctgatttcagatttccagcctccagatttGTGagcagtaaatttctgttgttcagaaGGCTCCCATCCTGTGCTATCTTGTTCCAGCAGCCTGAACAGAGTAAGACACCTAGCTTCGAAAGTCACACAGCACAACCCCTGCAACATTCCCTGTGTTAGCATTGAGGAACCTAGTCTAGTCACTTGCAAGGGAAGGGGAATTAGACTCCACATTTTGGAGGTGACAGTGTCAATGAGTTTATAGATACATTTAAAAACCAGCATGCCATGTGATTGGTTTTGccaatgaaaagcaaaacatgCCACTCCCGGAGGAAAACCTTTAAGAGCTGAGGTGTGATTTTCCACATTCTTGTCCCTTTCCAATATTGAAGGGACATGTTTATATGGAGTAAAGCTGAGTCATTGCATGGGGGACAGCTGCTCTAGAAAGTAGCCCTGACCTTTAGGGTACCTTACATGAGTgataaataaacctttgttgttttgagccactgagatttatttattttatttattttatttttgaggggtttcttttttttttaatttaggcaacccacagaatgggagaagatatttgcaaatggcattacagataaagggctggtatctaagatctataaagaacttctcaaattcaacaccccaaaaacaaataatcaagtaaaaaaaagggcagaagacatgaaaagacacttctccgaaaaagacatacaaatggttaacagacacatgaaaaaatattcatcctcattagccatcagggaaattcaaatcaaaaccacactgaggtcccacatcgggctccctgctctgcgggaggcctgcttctccctctcccactccccctgcttgtgttccctctctcgctgtgtctctctctgtcaaataaataaataaaatctttaaaaaatatatatttaaaaaaaaaaaaaaacaccacactgAGAtgccaccttataccagttagaatggcaaaaattgacaaggcaagaaacaacaaatgttggagaggttgtggagaaaggggaaccctcttacactgttggtgggaatgcaagttggtacagccactttggaaaacagtgtggaggtgcctcagaaaattaaaaatagagctaccctatgacccagcatttgcactcctgggtatttaccccaaagacacagatgcagtgaaaagaagggccatatgtaccccaatgttcatagcagcaatggccacaatagccaaactgtggaaagagccaagatgcccttcaacagatgaatggataaaaaagatgtggtccatatatacaatggactattactcagccatcagaaaggatgaatacccaacttttacatcaacatggatgggactggaggagattatgctaaatgaaataagtcaagcagagaaagtcaattatcatatggtctcatttatttgtggaacaaaaggaatagcatggaagacattaggagaaggaagggaaaaatgaagggggggaaatcggagggagagatgaaccatgagagactatggactctgagaaacaaaaagggttttagaggggaggggggcggggggatgggctagcctggtgatgggtattaaggaggttgcatactgcatggagcactgggtgttatacaaaaacaatggattgtggatcaccacatcaaaaactaatgatgtattgtatgctgaccaacataacataataaaaataaataaattcaattaattaacatatggtgtattattagtttcagaggtagagttcagtgattcatcagtcttatataacacccagtgctcattacatcacatgccctccttaatgtccatcaccgagttaccccataccccaccccagtttgtttcctctccagcaaccctcagtttgtttcttatgattaagagtctcttttggtttgtctccctctctgatttcatcttgttttatttttcccagagtTTGTTTCTTTGAGTAActagaatcatgctgtatgtattgttctttgatgtgcttgttgatgttctcagcctagcacactccttttatccattatGTATTCCACAGAATTAGTGTCACTATTTGGATTGCTTCATGCTGCTCttataattatgcccacttttgtgcacaaacttgagcacagggctggaatttgaggggaagagtgTCAGTTTGAGCCCTTGTTGATCTGAGGTGAAGGCATGTTGACTTGGCATTGAGCAGGTGGCAGGCAGTGCATGCTGACTCTGCAGGAAGATGGCAGGATTATGGATTTGGGACCCATAAGCTGATGGCATTGTGTGTGATGGGGACATGGCTGGTTTTGCTCCtgttcatgaattcctttaacttttgcttttctggaaaactctatctctccttctattctgaatgaaagccttgctggatagactattcttggctgcagattttttccttttagcactttgaatatatcatgccactcctttctggcctacaaggtttctgctgaaaaatcccctgATATCTTTATGGGGTTTCTCTTATATGTAactgctctcctttctctttctgcatttaaaattctctcttatcactacttttggccatcttatttactttgtgtcttggtggaaacctctttgggttggttttgtttggggctctctgtgcatcctggatctggatttgtttccttctccagattcaggaagttttcagctatatttctccaaataaatgttctgccccctttgctctctcttttcctcctggaATCCCTATCATGTGAGTGTTATGCTTGATAGTGTTGCTGAGTTTTCtgggtctattctcattttgtgtatttattttccctctcatctgctcagcttgattactttccattactctgtcctccaggttgcttatttgttcttctatttcctcttgtttgttatttattccaggtggtctatttttaatttcatttagtgAGTTCATTATCTCTAATCGGTTCTTTTTTAGGTCTCCTATCTCTTTGTGGAAGGTCTCATGGAGGTCCTGTTCTCCTTTCTCAATtctagtgagtatctttatgagcatTACTTTAAATCCAC
Above is a window of Neomonachus schauinslandi chromosome 3, ASM220157v2, whole genome shotgun sequence DNA encoding:
- the LOC110574336 gene encoding probable G-protein coupled receptor 148; its protein translation is MNLSSEHCNISDWLRLEATVKASVYTVAFFFATFVTVIIIMMVSQNSKLKKEVRYILLCHHLLCISSYCGLGVVFQGMRALLANSPVLMCWVVFGVQLSVGEGILFTLALMAVNTYLAICWPLKSLSFVDSVKYRILAGSWTIIIFKNVCLFLIEGTNPTQGAVFKSEPLCPVILNGSAARAIGMVFLFLLLSIILISYSLIYQEGKRAGHFNRSNIKARKTVLIHLVQMGLHVIPTLIFIGLGKMCGVFFFALNLVLFGVFAFAQCLNPLIYGLWNRELQSRLYRWMCCQQWCGHMMANREPV